Below is a genomic region from Zeugodacus cucurbitae isolate PBARC_wt_2022May chromosome X, idZeuCucr1.2, whole genome shotgun sequence.
gattatgggacaatagttggacctcttctaACGAATCCCTTtgaatggaatattaaaaagacaataatgggtacttcagatatgaaaaaaagcaaaaattaatcaccaactaattgacaaattcattgtaaatgcctttgcgaagaataggtaacagtgaagtacggttaactgtataacacgtgcttaacaagtaaaataatcgaagagTGTAatgtttttcttgacactaacaaaattgaatgatttttgttttttgttgttcatggttggtttttgcattgctttcgcagtttttttttgcatcacatctcttgaaatactgtaagtaatcatccctgattcaaaaaatatattgaactgaagtcaaaagtaaaaaattttgctgcggaaagtgaaaaagtgtatttattttcaatgtgtaaactatttcttgacatactgtatagcACATGAGCAGGAGTGCACGTGCTATCTGCTTGAAGTTTAAACCAAAAAAGAATGATTTATTGACATAAAACAAATTAGTACAATAGCATAAaagataatacaaaacaaaaagtcaAAATGCATGGTTGAATtagtaattaaaaacttttaagctTTATGGTGTTGCCACATACCTAATTAAAACGActgaaatcagttcaggaattacctcagtccccattttattttatttttgatgattttcgttattcaaaaAGTCAAAATGCATGGTTGCATTagtaattaaaaactttaaagctTTATGGTGTTGCCACATACCTAATTAAAACGActgaaatcagttcaggaattacctcagtcctcatatactatttatgatgacttTCGTTagtctattgaactttatgccgaatatatgggtcgatttgtgttatcttaataaaattacatcaatgaattgcgagagtataaaatgttcggttgcacccgaacttagcctctccttacttgttttcactgTAATGACATTCAACTCcttgaaatataattatatttatttcgacTTTTTCTTCCCATAGAGCTagaacttttattattttccacatctgttttttgtacatatctcacaaactacTAAATCCggatcaaggaaactttctagagtcgtttcttttaggtactaccttatacagtcggattataaccatgtccacctaccatacaaaggttatgttaacaagtaaggaagggctaagttcgggtgtaaccgaacattttatactctcgcactttatctatttaactttatttatattatataatacacaatttgaccacatattcgtcatatatattgtataaagtccattgaaagttggaaaccataatattaggttagaagcaccgaggacctcatgttcaatatatatggggccttacaaacctatggtccgatttcggtgatttttagaatggggctgccacactattaacatagtatttttgcaaagttctgcaccgatatcttcactagtgcttactttacatgtatattgtaaagttaacgattcagatcgtcttcaaagttctggtatataggaagtaggcgtggttgtgaagcgatttggcctattttcacaacatatcattgggatgtaaggaaactattacaaaccaagtttcattgaaatcggtcgagtagttcctgaggtatgttttttgccccataagtggccgacgccacgcccattttccattttgtaaaaaaatctgagtgcagcttccatctgccatttcttatctgaaatttagtgtttctgacgtttttcgttagtgagttaatccactttcagtaattttcaacctaacctttgtatgggaggtgggcgaggttattctccgatttctttcatttttggactgtattaagaagtgactaaaaaactactgcagaaagtttggtttatatagctctattggtttgcgagatatgtacaaaaaacctatttgcggggttttgggggcggggccacgcccacttcctcaaaagaattacatccaaatatgccccatcatagtgcgatccttcataccaaattttatttccatatctttattttattatgttatggcactttatgtgttttcggttttcgccattttgtgggcgtggcagtggtccgattttgctcatttacgaaagcaaccttcctatggtgcaaagaaataagtgtgccaagtttcatcaagatatcttaatttttactcaagttacagcttgcacagacggacggacggacagacagacattcggatttgaactccactcttcaccatgatcactttggtatatataaccctatatctaactctggTGTTTGGatgttacatacaaccgttatgtgaacaaaactataatactctctttagcaacttttcagaaaatcggaccataggttttcatataatattaagtctccgtgccaaaaatgggtgaaatcgggtcataacttaccctagcttccatatacctaatattagggtttccaacttttaatggacttaataccatatatatgacgaatatgtgggtcgagttgtgttatattaataatattaaataaataaattgcgagagtataaaatgttcggttacacccgaacttagccctcctttatttttttatattcctctGGATCTTTTAAACATCTATCGATAGTTCTGTTTGGCTATATATCAATTCAATAGTCCTTGTGAGTGAAAGAAGTATATTTTTAGGCGTTTTAATATCCTCAAAACATTAcctattcttattttttccaaatattgctaaaaatcaattgatttcttaatattattaatgaaaataattgcccTTTTtacacaagacaaaaaaacgttaagggggtattctggtctaggatttcgaaaaaaaatatttttttgcatattttgaaagtttagactttcaaaaatatgaccttggaaggatttttcaaaattcgattattttcggagatacagccgattTTGTGACGTGGCGTCCGAGCCGGCCGAGCGGTCTCCTAAACTTTAAATGCGGTTTTCccgaaactactttttttgaggtggttgacatgatatctcaagttctactgaaccgattcTTATTTATACAGTGCtctccaaaaattttgatttgaagtatttttaaaaaattcgaaaaggtcgaaaaaatcgggacaaaatttttttttcaagtcgacgccattttgttattttttttttttgaaaatggtcaACCCGATAACATCCATACTAATGAagaatcttcttgttttttgtgttttagatctGTACAAGGGTTGAAATCACCAGGAtgcaccgttttttttttgaagcccccactccaccggcccgtatctcgacgaattttggttttttttcttgcaatttttttatattattgaaatgtcaataaaaaacatataaaaaatggatagtaaaaatgtttctaatttttttatcttagtttaaaaaatgccatgcgtctagaccagaatacccccaATTCAATTCAATGACCAACTAAAAGCGCATGTGGATTCATCAAAGTTTCTAAAGTTTTCGAATGCAAAGTTTTGGTCAATTAAAACATACCTGATAATAAATATAACGGCTTATTTAAGGAAAAAATGGTTGCGTCTAACCTATGACCAGCAGtgtatgtatttcatttaaacaatttagcttaacaaatttcgaaacaatattttgtgaaaCCACAACGgttcaaaaaattaaagcatttgcCACGAACAGAATAAATCATTATTGGTGcatccaaaatcaataaaccaaaaatatttcgatagtaaatttataaatatagttaatgaatgaaggaaagaagaaaaatattacatttgaatttttggcagaatattaacaaaaaaactcactttttggaCAAATCTTCGCCAAATATTGGCTcggaaaacaatattttgtgaaaCCACAACGgttcaaaaaattaaagcatttgcCGCGAACAGAATAAATCATTATTGGTGcatccaaaatcaataaaccaaaaatatttcgatagtaaatttataaatatagttaatgaatgaaggaaagaagaaaaatattacatttgaatttttggcagaatattaacaaaaaaactcactttttggaCAAATCTTCGCCAAATATTGGCTCGGAAaaattagttgtaataaagataaaaaaatcctTAGTTCTTTAATTagataatattatttgaaagatgtgttcaaaattttaacaaaatcgatGCATAATTCTTCGAgtaatcgtgtccaccgacctAAAAAATCAgctttgagataaacgcgttgaaaattacaataccGCTGATATTGACGATAGGCTCATGCATTAGTAGTGCATATGTactctgaaaaaaaaactagtaaAACCAAAGTATTCTGCATTTGCCACAAATACTTTTTGCATTAGAAACGTGCCCAAATACTTTGagtatttgttttaaaagtgCGAGCACAGTTGAAGTAAATGCGTCaagtatttaaattaacagTGGAACACTTTTGATCGAAATACGGGGCACTGTTGTAGCAAATACTTATACATTTATGTTAACAGTAGAAGTAACATTTATTTGAGATTAACAGTAATTGCTCTTGATACAAATGTAATCGTATTTGTTTTATAGTTGTGTTTAACACCCCCTCCCACCTCTCTCCGCCCACTTCCCTATGCACagtcaaaatttcaatatcaatttacttttttcataaaaatatattttatttgagaataTACAGAGTAAAGTTTACAAAAGTGACAACTACTACTACACTGCTTTCATTAAGATTGCAATTAAAATCATGCTTGCTTGCGTGATTTCGAAACTTATAcaagttttgaaaatatctaTTGCATTTCTGATAAAGGCATAAATACTTAAAAGTAATTGGAGTTCGATGTAAAATCTTAagatggttaaaaagattttcaaataatataaattcatttcCGCATATAGAGCAAGTATGTGTGGGTCTTTCTTCAAGTGCATTTTTATTGAACATTATTTtgcttgtttaaaatattttcaattttgggaaatttttccTTAGAggaaatatcataaatatatcGTTGAAGGAAAATCCACACATATTTGCTCTTTACGGAATATTCAATGTTAAATACAAAAGACATTTTTACAACTAAATCTATAGCCCTAATTAAGCTACCTACTTTATATTTAATGTTGTCAACACAGACATAGAATTCCTTCAAGTTTTGAGGACtctcaccaacaacaaaaactctagGTTGCAGTGTTAATCCCTCGTTGTGAGCGCTTTCATTTAGCTCGTCAAGTTTTTGCTGgaagttattaatatttataagatgCACCATCATATCCATTTGTGCATCTGTAATGGAgggctttatgtttttatttactctCGGCGGTGTTATTACTGCATGTAGTAAGTTTATAAGATAATAATGCCTGCAATCTAAATAAAAAACctgaaattaataacaaaaatcacaCAATAGAAGAAATCGACATTACTTGCATCAAGTGCTCCAAACATGGCGTCGTAATACGTCAGGTTCAGTTTATCCACAATAATGCGAACTATTGCAGATTGGTCACTTTCTTGGAGGCAACCACAGTTTTCGTACTTCTTTATTATGTCGTTACCTGCTACTGTTTCTTTTAAAACCTCTTCGACGTTGGGTTCGTTGTTTGGGGATGTTGAAGGTGTGCTTGCAGAGCTCAGCCAgcttcgaatggatgaaaggttTGTTATAGTTCTATCACCACTACAGCACGTGAGCATATCGAACTAGAAAgacattaatataaataatttataagcgTGTTATAAATGTGTGCGAAACCCTCaatgtgaaaatttaaacgGAAGTTACgccgaatttttaaaatgatttgcttACATTATTTTCTAAACGCCATTTTTGCAAGTTGTACCGGAACTTAATTGTGTCCGCAATTAGTTCTCTGGCATTAAAAATTTCGTCAATGTCGTGGGAATGGATCATCTGCAAAATTGCTACACTCTTTAAACCACATCTCTTGAACTGTATCAATGCATTTGACGACAAATCCCACGaacacaataaattaattaactgttCATCACTATCCAGAATTACTACGGACTCATTGTCGACATTTTCCGTTGTAGGGGACTCATCTCCCAACGGACATTGCTCGGCAAATAACGACAGCTCAGTTGATGGTATCAACTCCTCACTCATAGTGTAAactaaaatgcacaaaaattgtttttaaacacatatttttgttgaaataaatgtgtatataaaccATAACATACCTGCAGAGTAGACTTTTCGCAAATGTcgtcttttatataaaaaaaatctgtggAAGTCCCTTTTAAACAGCCTCCGTAAGCAGCGGGCGATGCGGCAGGCACActaatgcaaatgcaaactATGTAAGCTTCTTTTGCGCAGCTTCACTAAACGCGAAATGTCTTGAAGTAATCACTTtcacttaaattaatactttcagcacatatatttacctataaaacccaaattaaagtatttgcgCACGCAACACGTGTTTCTGTTAGAATGATCGATG
It encodes:
- the LOC128923120 gene encoding uncharacterized protein LOC128923120: MSEELIPSTELSLFAEQCPLGDESPTTENVDNESVVILDSDEQLINLLCSWDLSSNALIQFKRCGLKSVAILQMIHSHDIDEIFNARELIADTIKFRYNLQKWRLENNFDMLTCCSGDRTITNLSSIRSWLSSASTPSTSPNNEPNVEEVLKETVAGNDIIKKYENCGCLQESDQSAIVRIIVDKLNLTYYDAMFGALDANCRHYYLINLLHAVITPPRVNKNIKPSITDAQMDMMVHLININNFQQKLDELNESAHNEGLTLQPRVFVVGESPQNLKEFYVCVDNIKYKVGSLIRAIDLVVKMSFVFNIEYSVKSKYVWIFLQRYIYDISSKEKFPKIENILNKQNNVQ